The DNA window TTTCGGCTGCCGTTTTGCTGGCTATCGCAGCTATTCCTGAAAGTTGTTTTTTTTGAATTCTACGCGCTGTTTCAGCAGTATCTTTGTCCTCGACTAATTTAATTTTTGGGTATTTTTTTAAGAATTCCATACATTGCAACAACGCCATCGGATGCGAATGCACTTCTAAAATATCTTTGATTTTCTGACCTTTCAACCCCATTAAATTTTGATGAATATCCAAATAATGTTCTCCAATAATGTGCAAATTGTTTTTGTCAATTAAGGCATAATTGGGGATAATTGGTCCTGCAATAGAATTTTCAATCGCCATAACCGCTTGATCCGATTTACCAGACAATACACTGTCAATTAATTTGTCGAATGACAAACATTCATCCACCTCAACTTCATTGCCAAAATATTCTTGTGCCACCTGATGGTGGAAAGAACCTTTTATACCCTGTATCGCAATTATTGTACTCATAATAATTCAAAAAAAAATCCTGATTTTCATCAGGATTGTATATTAGTTTTATTTGTTTTTATAATCTTTCAAATAACCATAGACAATCCTTACTTCCTAAAGAAGAAATAGTAAGTATTGCTAAAATAAAAACGGTTAGTTGACATAAAATCTCGATTTTTTTAAAAATCCTCTGCGAATTTATAAATTTTATTTAATTAACCCAAAAAAAAAGTTGGTTTTGTTAGTCAAAAAAAAGAATTGTCGATAAAACTAGTTTTTCGTTGTATAATGTTTAAAAAAAAAGCCTCAAATTATCATTTTAAGAATTCAGCACGAGCGTTTTCTGTATCAAAAATTCTTTTTTGACCGCAAATGCCCCTTCCCTATTTTATCCTTGATGGAGTATCTTGTCCGTTTATTATGCTTTGAGCGCTAATTGCAATTGATTTTATAATTTCGGTCATATTCGCTAAATCTAAAGATGAAACCTCATCGCTCAATTTGTGATAATTGGGTTCCGAATCCATTTTGGAGGTAGAAATTGTATGCGCAGGTACTCCTAAAGCTGCCAATCTCGCATTGTCTGAACGATAAAAAAGTTGCTGTTTTGGATAAGGGTCTGGATAGAAATTAAAGTTAGATCCCTTTAAATTTTGTTGCAAAATAGTGCCAAAATCAGATTTTTCGAAACCCGTTATGTAAGCTGAATTTTTACCCCATTTACTGTCTGTTCCTATCATTTCAATATTAAACATCGCCACAACTTTCTTAGCATCCATATTTTCAGAGAAATATTTCGAGCCAAATCCCCCTACTTCCTCTCCTGTAAAAGCTACAAAAATAATGGTCCGCTCATTTTGATTTAATTCTTTTAAATACTTTGCCAACGCAATTACCGCCGTAGTTCCCGAAGCATCATCATTGGCCCCATTAAAGACCTTGTCTTCCCCATTTTTCTTCATTCCCAAATGATCATAATGCGCCGAAAAAATAACGTATTCATCGGGTTTGGATTTACCAGGGAGCATTCCAATCACATTATTTGCGGCTTTGCCTTGAGCAACAAATTCTTGTCGGTAGTTTTTTAATTCCTTAAAAAAAGGAAGATTCATTTTTTTGAATTCATTTTCGATAAATACGGAAGCCGAATCAATACCCGGCGTAAAAATAGCTCTTCCTTCCATTTTATCGGAGGCCAAGACACTTTCAATTCTAGCAATTTCCTCTTGTTGGATCATCGGTTTTTCTTGCCCTTGAACTAAAATTCCAAATAAGAAAACTGAAATAATAAATGAATTTTTCATAGTTGAATTTGAATTGTTTGTTTCTTTTTTATTTGTTATGCTACTAAATTTTTAGAAAGCCATTTCTTCCCTTCAGAAATTCGAGCGACCAACATCGTAGCTACCAAGTCGCCATTGGCATTCAACAAAGTTGCCATCGGATCAATCAAGGTTCCTATTATCATTGCGGCCGGCAAGGCTTGTTCCATTGGTAACCCATAAACAGTTATAGTTAAAACTTCCCCAATATACCCTCCATTTGGAATTCCCCCTTCGACCACCGAAACAATAACCGTAATTCCCAAGGCTAAAAGCAAAGTACTAGGTTCTGTAAAATCTTTGCCAAACATAGCGAAAAGAATTGCAATTTTGATAATAGAGCCCGTAGAAGAACCATCTTTATGCAAAGGCGCACCCAACGGAATTACAATATGACTGATGTGATTAGGAATTTTCATTTCTTCGGCAGCTTCTAGATTCGCCGGGATTGTGGCAATGCTGCTACAGGTTCCCAGAGCGGTCAAAGAAGGTGTGATATTGTTTTTCCAAAAAACGGTTAGTCCCTTTTTACCTCCAGCCATAAAAGCATATAAACTAAAAAACACAATAAAATAAAAACCACAAACAGCATAATAAAGCCCTAAAGGTTTGGCGTAAGTACCAAATAACTGTGGTCCAAAAATCCCAACTTGATAAGCAAAATAAGCTCCTAATCCTATTGGAGCTGTTTTCATAATCAAATGCAATAATTGTTTCATCACCTCATCGCCCGACTTCAGGAAGTTTTTGAAAGTTTGTCCTTTTTCACCCGATCGCAAAGTGGCAAAGCCTATTAAAAAAGAAAATAATATCAGCGCCAACATACTTTTCCGAGTCAACAATTCAGAAAAATCATTGACGGTAAGCAATTGTGTTATTTGGGTTCCAACATTGCTTTCTTGAATCGTTTCTAATGGTACTTTCGAAAGGATAATCTCTTGATGAATCGGGAACAGCAAAACGCCGAGAATCATAACCACTGCAGAAACAATTACAGTTCCCAAGAAAACAGCTAACATAATACTAAATAATTTCCCCAATTTTTCTGTTTTTTCTAAAGTCGCAATTGAGGTCGCAATGGTAAAGAAAATCAATGGAATGATGGCGGTGAATAACATATTTAGAAAAATATCGCCCAAAGGTTTTATCACTTCTACACCTTTCCCGAAAACCAATCCTAAAATGCTTCCTGCCAGAATCCCTCCCAAAAGCAATAAAATATCACTGTAATTCTTCAAAAAAATACTCAAAGGGGTATTTTGCTTTGCCATAATTCATAAAGTTTAGGTAAATATATAAATCTAAATGAAATTTTCCCAAATAAAAAAGCATCCGTGAAAAACGAATGCTTTTGTAACCTTTATCAAGTTTATCTGTTAGAAGTTTTTAGAAATCCCTATGTTAAATGATTGTCCAAAATTGAAATAAAAATTACTATCACTTGCGTTATTTTGATTACTCTTAATATTTGAATATGTCAAACCTCCAATACCGAAGTTTAATCCAAAATTATTTTTAATATTTAGAAACAAGCCTGGCGCAAAACTCATATAAAAACCATCAAATGTAGTTGTTGAAGAAAAAGAATTAGTGTTGGTTTCTTTAAGATTTTTGTAACCTGCACCTAAATCAGCATATAACAAAAACATTTGGCTAAGTGATTTTGAATACCGGACAAAAGCTCCTGCTGAAAAGTTTTTAGTTATTCTTTCCTGATTATTCGATTCATTTTCTTGATAAGTGTATTTGTTTTTAGAAGATGAAAATCCAGTTTCAACCCCTACTGTCCAATTATCCTTGAACTGATATCCTACTTTTGGAGAAAAATTAAAGTTATCAAACTTGGACTCACTTGCTTGATTAGAGTCTTTATTAGACCAAAAACTCACATTCCCTGATACTAAGTACGTACCTTTTTGAGCGTTTGCAAAGCTAAACATAGCCAATGCAAGAATTACTAATGTTTTTTTCATTTTTTTTTGTTTAAAATTTAATATGATTTTAACAAGAACCATGCCATATTTCTTATAAATTATTTCAAGATGCTTTATCGAGTTTTAATCTAAATAAAAAATAGTTGTAAGAAAGACAACAAAATCTATAATTTGATTTAGCACTCCATTATTTTCTGTTTACTTTTGCTACAAATAAAAAAAAATGTCAATAGAAGTAAATAACATATCAAAAAGTTACGGTGCTCAAAAAGCTTTGGACAACGTTTCTTTTGCTGTCAAAAAAGGAGAAATTGTCGGCTTTTTGGGACCCAATGGCGCCGGAAAATCGACTTTAATGAAAATATTGACCACTTATATTGCTGCCGATGAGGGCGATGCGATTGTAAACGGATTTAATGTCCATTCGCAATCCAAATCTGTCCAACAATCCATTGGTTACCTTCCGGAACACAATCCGCTGTATTTGGATTTGTACGTAAGAGAATATTTGGCCTTCAATGCCAATGTTTATAAAGTAGCCAAATCCAGAATTGAAGAAGTAATTCAATTGACGGGTTTATCCAATGAAAGCCACAAGAAAATAGGGCAATTGTCCAAAGGCTACCGCCAACGTGTAGGATTGGCAAATGCTTTATTGCACAATCCAGATGTTTTGATTCTCGACGAACCAACCACAGGTTTAGACCCGAACCAATTAGTCGAAATTCGTAATGTGATAAAAAATGTGGGCAAAGACAAAACTGTTTTTCTTTCGACACACATTATGCAGGAAGTCGAAGCCATTTGTGACCGTGTCATTATTATTGACCAAGGGAAAATTGTAGCCGACAAAAAACTTGACAACTTAATTTCGGAGGAAAAACAGCAAATCATCGAAGTGGAATTTGACAAAACCGTCGAGGAACAATTGATTGCCAAAATCGAAAATCTTACTACTTATAAAAACACTCAAGACACTATTTGGGAATTGACCTTCAATGCCGATAAAGATATGCGTCCTGCCGTTTTTGATTTTGCCAATGCCAATGCCTTGAAAACTCTACAATTGAATCAGAAAAATAAAAATCTGGAAGCGGTTTTCAGGGAAATGACGAAGTAATGACGGCAAATTTTGGAATAAAAAAAACCGCAAAGAATTAAAAATTAATTCTTTGCGGTTTAACTAAGTACTCAGAGCGGGACTTGAACCCGCACGAACATTGCTGTTCACTGGATTTTAAGTCCAGCGTGTCTACCAATTTCACCATCCGAGCATTACTTTTCGATGTTATATCTAATTTTTAGAAAAAATTAATTAAATACAGCACCATCCGAGCATTCTACTAATTTGATGTTATATCTAATTTTTAGAAAAAATTAATTAAATACAGCACCATCCGAGCATTTTACTAATTTAATGTTATATCTAATTTTTAGAAAAAATTAATTAAATACAGCACCATCCGAGCATTTTACTAATTTGATGTTATATCTAATTTTTAGAAAAAATTAATTAAATACAGCACCATCCGAGCATTTTACTTTTTGATTTTAAATCTAATTGAAAATCAATTAAATCTACCATCTACTAAGCGTATGGTTTTGAGCGAAAAACGGGGCTCGAACCCGCGACCTCGACCTTGGCAAGGTCGCGCTCTACCAACTGAGCTATTTTCGCATTTTTCATTCTGTAAAAGAACTCAACACTTAATCGTATTGCGGATGCAAATTTAAGACATTAATTCAATTACACAAGCCTTTTTTGCAAAAAAAACACAGACAAAATATAATCTTCTGATAACCTAATCTTTAAACTATGAGAAACTATTTTTTTGTCAGCATTCTTTTGATTTCGTTGAGTTTCATCAAGGCTTCCATAGGGGTAATGCTATTGATATCTAGACTCAAAATCTCGTCTTTGATTTCTTCCAACAAAGGATCGTCAAGATTGAAGAAACTCATTTGCATATCTTCTTTAGCCGATTTGATTCCATTTAGGGCATCGCTGGAATGATCTTTCTCCAATTTCTTCAACAACTTTTGCGCTTTCAAAATCACGATTTGTGGCATTCCCGCCATTTTAGCTACGTGAATTCCAAAACTGTGCGCACTTCCTCCTTTTACTAACTTTCGAATAAAAAGCACGGTGTCTTTTAGTTCTTTGACCGAAACATTGTAATTCTGTATTCTCGGTAAGGATTCACTCATTTCATTCAACTCGTG is part of the Flavobacterium nackdongense genome and encodes:
- a CDS encoding prephenate dehydratase; this encodes MSTIIAIQGIKGSFHHQVAQEYFGNEVEVDECLSFDKLIDSVLSGKSDQAVMAIENSIAGPIIPNYALIDKNNLHIIGEHYLDIHQNLMGLKGQKIKDILEVHSHPMALLQCMEFLKKYPKIKLVEDKDTAETARRIQKKQLSGIAAIASKTAAEMYDLEIIAPEIQTINNNMTRFVIIKKENSFVPKDEINRASIKFELDHKRGSLAAVLNVMSDCKLNLTKIQSLPKIETPWKYSFFVDVTFDKYEDYAKAKSLMEIMAEYFKVLGEYKNTKPSPLAPEGGIMEQ
- a CDS encoding M28 family metallopeptidase codes for the protein MKNSFIISVFLFGILVQGQEKPMIQQEEIARIESVLASDKMEGRAIFTPGIDSASVFIENEFKKMNLPFFKELKNYRQEFVAQGKAANNVIGMLPGKSKPDEYVIFSAHYDHLGMKKNGEDKVFNGANDDASGTTAVIALAKYLKELNQNERTIIFVAFTGEEVGGFGSKYFSENMDAKKVVAMFNIEMIGTDSKWGKNSAYITGFEKSDFGTILQQNLKGSNFNFYPDPYPKQQLFYRSDNARLAALGVPAHTISTSKMDSEPNYHKLSDEVSSLDLANMTEIIKSIAISAQSIINGQDTPSRIK
- the gldA gene encoding gliding motility-associated ABC transporter ATP-binding subunit GldA, translated to MSIEVNNISKSYGAQKALDNVSFAVKKGEIVGFLGPNGAGKSTLMKILTTYIAADEGDAIVNGFNVHSQSKSVQQSIGYLPEHNPLYLDLYVREYLAFNANVYKVAKSRIEEVIQLTGLSNESHKKIGQLSKGYRQRVGLANALLHNPDVLILDEPTTGLDPNQLVEIRNVIKNVGKDKTVFLSTHIMQEVEAICDRVIIIDQGKIVADKKLDNLISEEKQQIIEVEFDKTVEEQLIAKIENLTTYKNTQDTIWELTFNADKDMRPAVFDFANANALKTLQLNQKNKNLEAVFREMTK
- a CDS encoding outer membrane beta-barrel protein translates to MKKTLVILALAMFSFANAQKGTYLVSGNVSFWSNKDSNQASESKFDNFNFSPKVGYQFKDNWTVGVETGFSSSKNKYTYQENESNNQERITKNFSAGAFVRYSKSLSQMFLLYADLGAGYKNLKETNTNSFSSTTTFDGFYMSFAPGLFLNIKNNFGLNFGIGGLTYSNIKSNQNNASDSNFYFNFGQSFNIGISKNF
- a CDS encoding dicarboxylate/amino acid:cation symporter, whose protein sequence is MAKQNTPLSIFLKNYSDILLLLGGILAGSILGLVFGKGVEVIKPLGDIFLNMLFTAIIPLIFFTIATSIATLEKTEKLGKLFSIMLAVFLGTVIVSAVVMILGVLLFPIHQEIILSKVPLETIQESNVGTQITQLLTVNDFSELLTRKSMLALILFSFLIGFATLRSGEKGQTFKNFLKSGDEVMKQLLHLIMKTAPIGLGAYFAYQVGIFGPQLFGTYAKPLGLYYAVCGFYFIVFFSLYAFMAGGKKGLTVFWKNNITPSLTALGTCSSIATIPANLEAAEEMKIPNHISHIVIPLGAPLHKDGSSTGSIIKIAILFAMFGKDFTEPSTLLLALGITVIVSVVEGGIPNGGYIGEVLTITVYGLPMEQALPAAMIIGTLIDPMATLLNANGDLVATMLVARISEGKKWLSKNLVA